In Eublepharis macularius isolate TG4126 chromosome 4, MPM_Emac_v1.0, whole genome shotgun sequence, the following are encoded in one genomic region:
- the LOC129327273 gene encoding zinc finger protein 79-like → PECGKSFILRGKLVRHERIHTGEKPYKCLECGRTFSDNGNLNRHQRIHTGEKPYKCLECGRSFCDSGSLNYHKRTHTWEKPYKCLECGRSFCDSGSLTYHKSTHTGEKPYKCLECGKSFSFRGKLVRHERIHTGERPYKCLECGRTFSDSGSLNRHQRIHTGEKPYKCLECGRSFRDSGNLNYHRRTHTGEKPYKCPECGKSFILRGKLVRHERIHTGEKPYKCLECGRTFSDSGSLNYHRSTHTEEKPYKCVECGKCFRQKGKLNVHQRSHKD, encoded by the coding sequence ccagagtgtgggaaaagcttcatttTAAGGGGAAAACTTGTTcgccatgaaagaattcacacaggagagaaaccttataaatgcctggagtgtgggagaaCCTTCAGTGATAATGGAAACCTTAATCGccatcaaaggattcatacaggggagaaaccatataaatgtctggagtgtggaagaaGCTTCTGTGACAGTGGAAGCCTTAATTACCATAAAAGAACTCACAcatgggagaaaccatataaatgcctagagtgtggaagAAGCTTCTGTGACAGTGGAAGCCTTACTTACCATAAAAgtactcacacaggggagaaaccatataaatgcctagagtgtgggaaaagcttcagtttcAGGGGAAAACTTGTTcgccatgaaagaattcacacaggagagagaccatataaatgcctggagtgcggAAGAACCTTCAGTGATAGTGGAAGCCTTAATCGccatcaaaggattcatacaggggagaaaccatataaatgcctggagtgtggaagaagCTTCCGTGACAGTGGAAACCTTAATTACCACagaagaactcacacaggggagaagccatataaatgcccagagtgtgggaaaagcttcatttTAAGGGGAAAACTTGTTcgccatgaaagaattcacacaggggagaaaccatataaatgcttggagtgcggAAGAACCTTCAGTGATAGTGGAAGCCTTAATTACCACAGAAGTACTCACAcagaggagaagccatataaatgcgtggagtgtgggaaatgcttccgTCAGAAGGGAAAGCTTAATGTCCACCAAAGAAGTCATAAAGATTAg